The Humulus lupulus chromosome 4, drHumLupu1.1, whole genome shotgun sequence genome has a window encoding:
- the LOC133833130 gene encoding putative disease resistance protein RGA3, translating to MFGYNLTYYRLAIISMLLLESGEDNVSLIAVVSIGGLGKTMLAKSVFNDEQVQKHFQLKMWVCVSDDFDLKQIVAKIIKAAPNDKNLENLEMEQLQKSLREVLGGKRYFLVLDDVWEENRAKWLELEELIIDSAKGSRVLVTTRSKRIADCTASKDQSHALGILNEDQSWTLFKRVAFKSGQEPENSNLVKIGKEIVGRCKGIPLAIRTIGNLLYGENLESKWLTLNKEFSEIRQASEGVLCPPLD from the coding sequence ATGTTTGGCTATAATCTTACTTATTATAGATTGGCTATAATAAGTATGCTTTTGTTGGAGAGTGGTGAAGATAATGTTTCCCTCATCGCTGTTGTCAGCATAGGAGGATTGGGCAAAACAATGCTTGCTAAAAGCGTTTTTAATGATGAGCAAGTCCAAAAACATTTTCAGTTAAAGATGTGGGTGTGTGTCTCTGATGATTTTGACTTGAAACAAATTGTTGCAAAGATCATTAAGGCCGCCCCAAATGATAAGAACTTGGAAAATCTGGAAATGGAACAATTGCAAAAGAGTCTTCGAGAAGTACTCGGTGGTAAGCGATATTTCCTTGTACTTGATGATGTATGGGAGGAAAATCGTGCTAAGTGGTTGGAATTAGAAGAATTGATTATAGATAGTGCAAAAGGAAGTAGAGTTTTGGTTACAACTCGAAGTAAAAGGATTGCTGATTGTACTGCTAGCAAAGACCAGTCACATGCATTGGGAATACTTAACGAAGATCAATCTTGGACTTTGTTTAAAAGGGTGGCTTTTAAAAGCGGACAAGAACCGGAAAACTCTAATCTTGTGAAGATCGGAAAGGAGATTGTTGGAAGGTGCAAAGGGATCCCACTAGCAATAAGAACAATAGGAAATTTGTTGTATGGTGAAAATTTAGAGTCAAAGTGGTTAACcttgaataaggaattttcagaAATACGACAGGCAAGTGAAGGGGTATTATGCCCACCCTTAGATTGA
- the LOC133831564 gene encoding disease resistance protein RGA2-like isoform X2 translates to MDRLAIISKLLLESGEDNVSIIAVVGIGGLGKTMLAKSVFNDDQVQKHFELNMWVCVSDDFDLKQIVAKIIKAAPNDKNLENLEMEQLQKRLREVLGGKRYFLVLDDVWEENHAKWLQLEELILDGAKGSRVLVTTRSKRIADFTASKDQSHSLGRLDEDQSWTLFKRVAFKSRQEPENSNLVKIGREIVGRCKGIPLAIRTIGNFLYGENLESKWLALNKEFSEIPQAGEEDIMPTLRLSYDHLASHLKLCFAYCCLFPKDYEIEVETLVRLWVAQGFLKLSNTSQDQCLEEVGYECFMNLTEGSFFQDVEVDQWGVMTHCKMHDLMHDLAILVSGAKCVTFHSHCQGNINENTHHVSFERDSFSVSQTLLVQARKVRTVLFLDKYCSKVELDAVVSNFLFTRSLNLKGLKTNSLNSIGRLKHLRYLGLSYHQHLEALPNSITNLVNLQTLKLSYCNEFRELPRDIENLINLRHLEIDNCDKLEYMPSGIGQLTNLQTLSNYVLKKNKKPVLRYVGELKDLLRLNGLRGELDVVNLSHKKDEVEEYGSAKLKDKQYLRSLRLSWYDVEIVEADAIIGYEMSMDALQPHPNLQVLDISNYGGVRLSSWLSSLENLVDLTLTDCKKCQYLVSLNRFHGLKVLKLQRLESLEYISNNIFNEDLFGTTKTILPSLRELELGYLPNLKGWWREIVIDHSFVGANEEDKHMSLPYLPSLSTLEIWHCPKLTCMPLYPHLEHLTLANSSLKPLEETLRMKMMSSSAGSIVVFPTTTSSFSPLSKLKDLTLKAIEDLECLPDWFESFTSLNKLGIRHCPKLKDLCPGILHLSSLRNLWISNCEGLADMLNGDDGIMWKALNGRLHSLTLISLPNIVTVLPKGIQHLTSLQELEVLSSDSLTTIPEWIHNLKSLKILMLIICPNLTSLPEGIRSLATLNLLTIVKCPMLLKRCKRENGEDWDKISHIQHLGLYPNPNEEEDENASEMKGCNPFKKFGL, encoded by the exons ATGGATAGATTGGCTATAATAAGTAAACTTTTGTTGGAGAGTGGTGAAGATAATGTCTCAATCATCGCCGTTGTCGGCATAGGAGGATTGGGCAAAACAATGCTTGCTAAAAGCGTTTTTAATGATGACCAAGTCCAAAAACATTTTGAGTTAAATATGTGGGTGTGTGTCTCTGATGATTTTGACTTGAAACAAATTGTTGCAAAGATCATTAAGGCCGCCCCAAATGATAAGAACTTGGAAAATCTGGAAATGGAACAATTGCAAAAGAGGCTTCGAGAAGTACTTGGTGGTAAGCGATATTTCCTTGTACTGGATGATGTATGGGAGGAAAAtcatgctaagtggttgcaattaGAAGAATTGATACTAGATGGTGCAAAAGGAAGTAGAGTTTTGGTTACAACTCGAAGTAAAAGGATTGCTGATTTTACTGCAAGCAAAGACCAGTCACATTCATTGGGAAGACTTGATGAAGATCAATCTTGGACTTTGTTTAAAAGGGTGGCTTTTAAAAGCAGACAAGAACCGGAAAACTCTAATCTTGTGAAGATCGGAAGGGAGATTGTTGGAAGGTGCAAAGGGATCCCACTAGCAATAAGAACAATAGGAAATTTTTTGTATGGTGAAAATTTAGAGTCAAAGTGGTTAGCCTTGAATAAGGAATTCTCAGAAATACCACAGGCAGGTGAAGAGGATATTATGCCCACCCTTAGATTGAGCTATGATCATCTAGCCTCCCATTTGAAACTTTGTTTTGCCTATTGTTGTTTATTTCCTAAAGACTATGAAATTGAGGTGGAGACATTAGTTAGGCTTTGGGTGGCACAAGGATTTCTGAAGTTATCAAATACAAGTCAAGATCAATGTTTGGAGGAGGTGGGTTATGAATGTTTTATGAATTTAACGGAAGGATCATTCTTTCAAGATGTTGAAGTAGATCAGTGGGGCGTTATGACACATTGCAAGATGCATGATCTCATGCATGATCTTGCAATACTTGTGTCTGGTGCAAAATGTGTTACTTTCCATTCACATTGTCAAGGAAACATCAATGAAAATACTCACCATGTGTCCTTTGAACGTGATTCGTTCTCAGTAAGTCAAACTTTGCTGGTTCAAGCAAGGAAGGTTCGAACAGTTCTTTTCCTTGACAAATATTGTTCCAAAGTTGAGCTAGATGCAGTAGTATCAAATTTTTTGTTCACACGCTCTCTGAATTTGAAAGGGTTGAAAACCAATTCATTGAATTCAATTGGTAGGTTGAAGCATTTGAGATATTTAGGTCTTTCTTATCATCAACATCTAGAGGCACTGCCGAATTCAATTACCAATTTGGTGAATTTGCAAACACTAAAGTTGAGTTATTGCAACGAGTTTCGAGAATTGCCTAGAGatattgaaaatctcatcaaccTTAGGCATCTTGAAATTGATAATTGTGATAAATTAGAGTATATGCCGAGTGGAATAGGCCAGCTGACTAATCTTCAAACTTTATCGAATTATGTACTGAAGAAGAACAAGAAACCCGTCCTAAGATATGTTGGTGAGCTAAAAGATTTGTTGAGATTGAATGGTTTGAGAGGCGAATTGGATGTTGTAAATTTGAGCCATAAGAAAGATGAGGTAGAAGAATATGGGAGTGCAAAATTAAAGGACAAACAATACCTTCGATCATTGAGGTTGAGCTGGTATgatgttgaaattgttgaagcaGATGCCATCATTGGTTATGAAATGTCAATGGATGCCCTTCAGCCACACCCAAATCTTCAAGTGTTAGATATAAGCAATTATGGGGGTGTCAGGCTCTCCAGCTGGCTCTCATCACTTGAAAACTTGGTCGACTTAACTTTAACTGATTGTAAGAAATGTCAGTATCTAGTTTCATTGAATCGATTCCACGGTCTCAAGGTTTTGAAACTGCAGAGGTTGGAGTCTTTGGAGTACATATCCAACAATATTTTCAACGAAGACTTATTTGGGACAACAAAGACAATATTGCCATCTCTACGAGAACTTGAGTTGGGATATTTGCCTAATCTAAAGGGATGGTGGAGAGAGATTGTAATTGATCATTCTTTTGTTGGTGCAAATGAAGAAGACAAACACATGTCCTTGCCTTATCTCCCTTCTCTTTCAACTTTAGAAATATGGCATTGTCCTAAGCTGACTTGCATGCCACTTTACCCACATTTGGAACATCTGACTCTGGCGAACAGCAGCTTGAAGCCATTGGAAGAGACATTAAGAATGAAGATGATGAGTAGTAGCGCTGGATCAATAGTAGTATTCCCAACAACAACATCTTCTTTCTCTCCTCTCTCCAAATTGAAAGATCTAACTCTAAAAGCCATTGAGGATCTAGAATGTCTTCCAGACTGGTTCGAGAGCTTTACTTCTCTCAATAAATTGGGTATTAGGCATTGCCCTAAATTGAAGGATCTGTGTCCAGGTATTCTACATCTCTCGTCACTTCGAAACCTGTGGATTTCAAATTGCGAGGGGTTAGCAGACATGCTTAATGGTGATGATGGCATTATGTGGAAAGCCCTAAATGGAAGACTCCACTCGCTGACATTAATATCGTTGCCAAATATAGTGACGGTTCTTCCTAAGGGTATCCAACATCTTACAAGTCTGCAAGAACTTGAAGTTTTAAGTAGTGATAGCCTGACAACAATTCCAGAGTGGATCCACAACCTCAAATCACTTAAGATACTTATGTTAATAATCTGCCCCAATCTGACATCATTGCCTGAAGGAATTCGAAGCCTCGCCACTTTGAACTTACTGACCATTGTCAAATGTCCCATGTTATTAAAGAGATGCAAAAGGGAAAATGGTGAAGATTGGGATAAGATTTCTCATATACAACACTTGGGCTTATATCCAAATCCCAACGAAGAAGAAGATGAG AATGCATCGGAGATGAAGGGATGCAACCCCTTCAAGAAGTTTGGGCTATAA
- the LOC133831564 gene encoding disease resistance protein RGA2-like isoform X1 yields the protein MADWILSPIAQIIIDRLGSEAVRQISSLWGVNDELDQLRQTISTIQAVLLDAEKKQRHNNQVQNWLQRLSGAVDDADNLMDQINTQALRRQVMSGNQISKQMCTFFSSSNQFGFRCKIGRRIEDIKKKLEAISNDKNFLLETGREEALSDRRVRDNTHSYVRQEDVVGRDMDRLAIISKLLLESGEDNVSIIAVVGIGGLGKTMLAKSVFNDDQVQKHFELNMWVCVSDDFDLKQIVAKIIKAAPNDKNLENLEMEQLQKRLREVLGGKRYFLVLDDVWEENHAKWLQLEELILDGAKGSRVLVTTRSKRIADFTASKDQSHSLGRLDEDQSWTLFKRVAFKSRQEPENSNLVKIGREIVGRCKGIPLAIRTIGNFLYGENLESKWLALNKEFSEIPQAGEEDIMPTLRLSYDHLASHLKLCFAYCCLFPKDYEIEVETLVRLWVAQGFLKLSNTSQDQCLEEVGYECFMNLTEGSFFQDVEVDQWGVMTHCKMHDLMHDLAILVSGAKCVTFHSHCQGNINENTHHVSFERDSFSVSQTLLVQARKVRTVLFLDKYCSKVELDAVVSNFLFTRSLNLKGLKTNSLNSIGRLKHLRYLGLSYHQHLEALPNSITNLVNLQTLKLSYCNEFRELPRDIENLINLRHLEIDNCDKLEYMPSGIGQLTNLQTLSNYVLKKNKKPVLRYVGELKDLLRLNGLRGELDVVNLSHKKDEVEEYGSAKLKDKQYLRSLRLSWYDVEIVEADAIIGYEMSMDALQPHPNLQVLDISNYGGVRLSSWLSSLENLVDLTLTDCKKCQYLVSLNRFHGLKVLKLQRLESLEYISNNIFNEDLFGTTKTILPSLRELELGYLPNLKGWWREIVIDHSFVGANEEDKHMSLPYLPSLSTLEIWHCPKLTCMPLYPHLEHLTLANSSLKPLEETLRMKMMSSSAGSIVVFPTTTSSFSPLSKLKDLTLKAIEDLECLPDWFESFTSLNKLGIRHCPKLKDLCPGILHLSSLRNLWISNCEGLADMLNGDDGIMWKALNGRLHSLTLISLPNIVTVLPKGIQHLTSLQELEVLSSDSLTTIPEWIHNLKSLKILMLIICPNLTSLPEGIRSLATLNLLTIVKCPMLLKRCKRENGEDWDKISHIQHLGLYPNPNEEEDENASEMKGCNPFKKFGL from the exons ATGGCGGACTGGATTCTCTCTCCCATCGCCCAGATTATCATTGATCGTTTGGGATCTGAAGCTGTGAGACAAATCTCTTCGCTTTGGGGTGTCAACGATGAGCTTGATCAACTCAGACAAACCATTTCAACCATCCAAGCAGTGCTTCTCGACGCTGAGAAGAAGCAGAGACACAACAACCAAGTTCAGAACTGGCTCCAGAGGCTCAGCGGCGCTGTTGATGATGCCGACAACTTGATGGACCAGATCAACACTCAAGCTTTGCGACGCCAGGTCATGTCTGGAAATCAGATTTCCAAGCAG ATGTGCACTTTCTTTTCCAGCTCCAACCAATTTGGTTTTCGGTGCAAGATTGGTCGTAGAATAGAGGACATCAAGAAAAAACTAGAAGCCATTTCCAATGATAAAAACTTCCTTTTGGAGACAGGGCGTGAAGAGGCTCTGAGTGATAGGAGAGTGAGAGACAACACTCACTCCTATGTACGTCAGGAAGATGTTGTTGGGAGGGATATGGATAGATTGGCTATAATAAGTAAACTTTTGTTGGAGAGTGGTGAAGATAATGTCTCAATCATCGCCGTTGTCGGCATAGGAGGATTGGGCAAAACAATGCTTGCTAAAAGCGTTTTTAATGATGACCAAGTCCAAAAACATTTTGAGTTAAATATGTGGGTGTGTGTCTCTGATGATTTTGACTTGAAACAAATTGTTGCAAAGATCATTAAGGCCGCCCCAAATGATAAGAACTTGGAAAATCTGGAAATGGAACAATTGCAAAAGAGGCTTCGAGAAGTACTTGGTGGTAAGCGATATTTCCTTGTACTGGATGATGTATGGGAGGAAAAtcatgctaagtggttgcaattaGAAGAATTGATACTAGATGGTGCAAAAGGAAGTAGAGTTTTGGTTACAACTCGAAGTAAAAGGATTGCTGATTTTACTGCAAGCAAAGACCAGTCACATTCATTGGGAAGACTTGATGAAGATCAATCTTGGACTTTGTTTAAAAGGGTGGCTTTTAAAAGCAGACAAGAACCGGAAAACTCTAATCTTGTGAAGATCGGAAGGGAGATTGTTGGAAGGTGCAAAGGGATCCCACTAGCAATAAGAACAATAGGAAATTTTTTGTATGGTGAAAATTTAGAGTCAAAGTGGTTAGCCTTGAATAAGGAATTCTCAGAAATACCACAGGCAGGTGAAGAGGATATTATGCCCACCCTTAGATTGAGCTATGATCATCTAGCCTCCCATTTGAAACTTTGTTTTGCCTATTGTTGTTTATTTCCTAAAGACTATGAAATTGAGGTGGAGACATTAGTTAGGCTTTGGGTGGCACAAGGATTTCTGAAGTTATCAAATACAAGTCAAGATCAATGTTTGGAGGAGGTGGGTTATGAATGTTTTATGAATTTAACGGAAGGATCATTCTTTCAAGATGTTGAAGTAGATCAGTGGGGCGTTATGACACATTGCAAGATGCATGATCTCATGCATGATCTTGCAATACTTGTGTCTGGTGCAAAATGTGTTACTTTCCATTCACATTGTCAAGGAAACATCAATGAAAATACTCACCATGTGTCCTTTGAACGTGATTCGTTCTCAGTAAGTCAAACTTTGCTGGTTCAAGCAAGGAAGGTTCGAACAGTTCTTTTCCTTGACAAATATTGTTCCAAAGTTGAGCTAGATGCAGTAGTATCAAATTTTTTGTTCACACGCTCTCTGAATTTGAAAGGGTTGAAAACCAATTCATTGAATTCAATTGGTAGGTTGAAGCATTTGAGATATTTAGGTCTTTCTTATCATCAACATCTAGAGGCACTGCCGAATTCAATTACCAATTTGGTGAATTTGCAAACACTAAAGTTGAGTTATTGCAACGAGTTTCGAGAATTGCCTAGAGatattgaaaatctcatcaaccTTAGGCATCTTGAAATTGATAATTGTGATAAATTAGAGTATATGCCGAGTGGAATAGGCCAGCTGACTAATCTTCAAACTTTATCGAATTATGTACTGAAGAAGAACAAGAAACCCGTCCTAAGATATGTTGGTGAGCTAAAAGATTTGTTGAGATTGAATGGTTTGAGAGGCGAATTGGATGTTGTAAATTTGAGCCATAAGAAAGATGAGGTAGAAGAATATGGGAGTGCAAAATTAAAGGACAAACAATACCTTCGATCATTGAGGTTGAGCTGGTATgatgttgaaattgttgaagcaGATGCCATCATTGGTTATGAAATGTCAATGGATGCCCTTCAGCCACACCCAAATCTTCAAGTGTTAGATATAAGCAATTATGGGGGTGTCAGGCTCTCCAGCTGGCTCTCATCACTTGAAAACTTGGTCGACTTAACTTTAACTGATTGTAAGAAATGTCAGTATCTAGTTTCATTGAATCGATTCCACGGTCTCAAGGTTTTGAAACTGCAGAGGTTGGAGTCTTTGGAGTACATATCCAACAATATTTTCAACGAAGACTTATTTGGGACAACAAAGACAATATTGCCATCTCTACGAGAACTTGAGTTGGGATATTTGCCTAATCTAAAGGGATGGTGGAGAGAGATTGTAATTGATCATTCTTTTGTTGGTGCAAATGAAGAAGACAAACACATGTCCTTGCCTTATCTCCCTTCTCTTTCAACTTTAGAAATATGGCATTGTCCTAAGCTGACTTGCATGCCACTTTACCCACATTTGGAACATCTGACTCTGGCGAACAGCAGCTTGAAGCCATTGGAAGAGACATTAAGAATGAAGATGATGAGTAGTAGCGCTGGATCAATAGTAGTATTCCCAACAACAACATCTTCTTTCTCTCCTCTCTCCAAATTGAAAGATCTAACTCTAAAAGCCATTGAGGATCTAGAATGTCTTCCAGACTGGTTCGAGAGCTTTACTTCTCTCAATAAATTGGGTATTAGGCATTGCCCTAAATTGAAGGATCTGTGTCCAGGTATTCTACATCTCTCGTCACTTCGAAACCTGTGGATTTCAAATTGCGAGGGGTTAGCAGACATGCTTAATGGTGATGATGGCATTATGTGGAAAGCCCTAAATGGAAGACTCCACTCGCTGACATTAATATCGTTGCCAAATATAGTGACGGTTCTTCCTAAGGGTATCCAACATCTTACAAGTCTGCAAGAACTTGAAGTTTTAAGTAGTGATAGCCTGACAACAATTCCAGAGTGGATCCACAACCTCAAATCACTTAAGATACTTATGTTAATAATCTGCCCCAATCTGACATCATTGCCTGAAGGAATTCGAAGCCTCGCCACTTTGAACTTACTGACCATTGTCAAATGTCCCATGTTATTAAAGAGATGCAAAAGGGAAAATGGTGAAGATTGGGATAAGATTTCTCATATACAACACTTGGGCTTATATCCAAATCCCAACGAAGAAGAAGATGAG AATGCATCGGAGATGAAGGGATGCAACCCCTTCAAGAAGTTTGGGCTATAA